A stretch of DNA from Cryptomeria japonica chromosome 4, Sugi_1.0, whole genome shotgun sequence:
AATATGaatcaaaataataattttgaaaaaaaaaagaataataaacttattaaattaataaataataaaaaagttAAAGTTAATTGTTAATTTATTAGAATTGAAATATCAATTAATATATACCTACAAATTCTAATTAATATAGTATAAACAATATAGACATTAATTGAAAGCTAAACTTATTGTTAATATtaacaaatgaaatatattataaattaaaacaataatataattaaattcttaaatattttaaatttaaacaattgAAACTTAGTtctattaaaacattaaaaaaaatacatacaaAGTGCTCCAATGGATTTGAGGTTTGGCAATGGAAAAACATGGATGAGTTGCCTTTATCTCCACAACAAAAGAGATGCTTTAAAAATATTTTGGATGAGTATTCCCCAGCTCTCAACATGAAGGAAGATGTCATCAAATGGTATGGGTCAAAATCAGGTGCATACTCAGTTAAAATTGGCTATAATATTATTGAAAATGCAGACTTCCAACCGAATTGGCCTTCCCAACTATGTTGGAGTTCTAAGTGTCTCCCAAACGCGAGAGTGTTCACTTGGCTGGTTTTGAAGAGGAGGATTATGACAGGAGATAGGATGTTTTGTTTGGGTTTCAATGGACCTTTTCAATGTGTCACATGCAAAAGACATGAGGAATCATTAGATCACTTGCTTTTAAATTGTGATTTCGCTCAGGGAATGTGGAGATTTGTTTTGAGTAAATTAGGATGGTCAGTACCCCTTCTAGATAATATCACTGATTTCCTTAAGAGTGGGTTTGCGAAGAAGAGAAAATTTGTTCTTTCAAGTGTATGGACAATCTCGCCCTCCACTGTGGTCTAGGAATTGTGGAAAGAGATAAATAGGAGAATCTTTCAAGATAAGTGGTAAGGGCTTGACAGAGTGTGTGGGAGAGTGGAGCGGACTATTTCTAAAATTATTTCTTCAGCAATGGTTAATCATAATTTTGTGAAACATCTGTATAGTTTGATAGATAGTTCCATCCTTGCTAGATGGCCTCTTATCAAACTCAGACCTATTCATGGGTTTCCTAGGGTTAATCATGTGAATGTCCCTATGGATGGGAAGATGGTGAAATGATCAAAACCATAGAAagggtgggtgaaaataaattttgatggggcatcaaaAGGTAATCTAGGGATCTCAAGCGTAGGATGTGTGGCTTGTAATGATGAAGGGAAGATCCTCTGTATGGGTGCAAGAAGGCTACAAGATGGCACTAATAATGAGGTGGAGGCTCAGGAGGCCTTACTAGCAGTTGAAATGGAAACAAATATGAAGGTGATGAAGTTACACTTGGAGGGTGACTCCCAAATTGTAGTCCAAACCTTGATTAAAGGCAACACACCGTGTTGGAAATTgaataaatatatacataatataAGTGAAAAGTTGAAATCTTTCCAAAATTATTGCATCTTGCATGTGAAAAGGGAAGGAAATGTTATTGTGGATAGGTTGTTGAATGATGCATGTGAGCTTGCACTAGGGGAAGTGAGGTGGCGTGACTGCAAAACAAAAATAGTTAGTTGGAGTTAAGACTACTTGCCAAGTTTGTACATCAAACAATTCAAATTTCTTGTTAGACAACTGGCTTTTCTTCTACATAAGGTCGAGTTAATGAGCATTTATTGTGAAATTCTCTCTGAAATGGCAGCGATGGTGGAGTGCTTTGAATTgaatactaattttgaaatgtcagCTCATTTAATGAAAAGAATTGGTAAGTTGGTGAAGCTAAATTTTGGACAGATTTCATtggaattcttttcaactattcagtAAGTACAAAAATGGAAGCCAATTTCACTCTAGCGTCCTCCAAGATTATCTCAGCTTTTTGAGGACCCATCCCCCTCAAGAAGCTTGAGAAGATGTTCCTAAAAAAAGATCCAATTTTCTTGAAGGCAATTCAACTAGTTTTGGGAGAAGAGGTGGTGGTTATTAGCCACTGATACAGGTGTAGAGCTGATATTTACTCGCTTATCATGGTGTGGGGACTAGAGCCGGGATACACCTGTGAGGAGGTgaggaaagtgttgaagaaaatcATTCCAAAAGAGTACATGTTAAATTTGGAGTCCCTACTGGAATGGGTTGTGCCAGGATGGGGTTTCAATCTTGTTGAAGGCATTCCTGAGGAGAATAGGGAGTTGTGAGTGAGGCATTCATGAATCCAGTTCCTTCGCCACCGTGAGCAAGCCAGAGCTTTCTTTATAGATGATGTGAAGCAACGATGGGAAGGGTTGAAAATTTTTGTCTAGATAATGGAGATTGAAGAGGTAATTCATTAGGAGGGTGGGGAGAGAGTGGCGAAGGAGTTGAGATACAGGAGGTCGGTCAAGCAAAAATTATCTACAAAATTGGCAAAACAGGGTGCAATGGGTGGTACGGAGGGTGGAAGTGGTGGTGAGTCAAAAAAACTAGCTTCATGAGGGACAGTGGTCGAGGATGTAGAAGGAATAACTGGAGCTTCATACGCCTCTGCAGGAAGAAGAGGATCTCACTGAATCACGGTACTCTGGGCATATTTTTATTTAGATGTTTTATTTTCAATCGAAAAACTTAAATCATTAATTCTGTTAAGTGATGAACTTATTGGCCATCTTTTGGCAAGATGTAATTTTGATTTATGATAATGTGGGGGTGGGTAGGGTTTAAACAGTAAACATTTTGGAATACCATGGTATTAGATAATAGGACTGGATGGTGGTTTGGGTGGTTTGAGGGAGTGGCTTCTCTTTTTTTGGAAGTTTAATCCATATGTATGTTTTAgtttaaagaaataaaatataactattaccgataaaaaaaaaattaaaaacaaaaaaaaattatatttaaattgtTAAAACCAAAATTATAATCTTTATATTAAAATTTTTTatctaaaattaaatttaaaaaataaatataaaataagatAAAAAATAATTCCATAATTTCCTTAATTCAacttatttataattatattattgcTATTATTAAAAATCAAttatattcatttaaaatttattatcatttatttgtataaaatttaacgaaaaataatattaatatttaaatttttatttatcccACAATAGAAATATACTCCTATTTGTCGAGTGTATATTTAATAGTATGATTTATTAGTCATATAAGTAAACAAAACTATTTGCATACAATTTAATAGTCATGTAATTGACAATATTAAATTCATCATAACCACGTTGCGAAAGTGAGATTTAAAAAGTGGGCCAATGCAATCATAAAGTGGGCCAATGCAATCATTGCTTTCTGAAAATCTCACTTGTCTCATATTCATTGGTCCatatttttatggattattaaaTAAGCTTTTGCTTTCGTGTGGAGTGGTTGTACTTAATTGGGGAAATGTTCCTGACAATGTCAattaattaggagaaaaatagttaattaggagaaaaataggattttttttgtttcaaaaattcaattttctatctattattttcaatatgatccaatgagaatgaagaaaaatgatatttttataattacataaaatataaaataaatatgaactaTAGACTTGTTTAAAATTCTTAAATCTTATTGatcagccaaaaaaaaaaaaaaaaaccaagataAATGCATAAATATCCTCCCTGAAACAGAAACTAATAATACCAAAACAAATATCTACGCAAAGACTTGAATATTAACATTGCTTTTGTAGAGATTTTCGAACAAGTTTCACCTCTATCGTGAAATAACCAACCATGCACTATATCGATTGTCCTTAAGAAAGGGAGTagaaaaaaggagagaaaagaCAGGGAGataaatacaaaaagaaataaatgccCTAACTTCTCATTAAATGTTTGCAATAAGGCCTGCGAAATTACCTTTCTCGTATGATGTCACTGCTGCTATGAAACTTCCCATAACTGTGCATTATTGTTACAACTCAAGCAATATCACTTTAGAACGCTCTGTGTATAGTAAATTAGTTGTAATGTAATGGAGCGCATGTTATAACAAATTCTCATTGCCCGAAATAGACATTATTGTTAACGTTGATTCTCTTTAGATTGACAAGGATCCATGAACTTTTATGATCCAGTAATATTAACATTGAACATAGTGACTTCTATTGGAATCAAAACATATGCCAGTAAACCGACTGATTACCATAACATAAGTCCTTGTCATCTTGACTGGGATCTGAAAGGCCATAAAATAAGTCTAATATTTTAATAACCCATGAAACGACTTGTTATTTCAAATATGGAAATGAATTAAGACACTTCTTAAAGAAGCCATGGACTGGTTGAAATTCGTAAGCGGAGCATGTGCACTTCAAGACAAGGGAAGATGGTAGATCAGATGGCGACCAGCAAACTTAATCTTCAAACAACCTAGCTTATGACTACCTTGGATCTCAACACAATATAAATAGAGTGCAAATGGAAGCTGAAATGAGTAAAACAGTCTTGTTTTCCATTGGTGGAGAAGTATTAGTGAGTAATGGCGATGAAGGCTGGTAGAGTTCTGAATTTGTGTTTAGTGTGGCTTCTAATGTGTGCCACTCTGCAGAAAAGTGCAGATTGCCAAGGCTGGAACAAAATGCTGCTTCCACAGCCATGTAGGAATTTGGTGTTGTATTTTCATGATATAATCTACAATGGTAAAAATGCTGAGAATGCGACGTCTGCACTTATAGCAGCGCCTCAAGGTGCTAACCTCACCATTTTGACTGATCATAATCATTTTGGAGATTTGGCTGTGTTTGACGACCCAATTACGCTGGACAATAATCTTCACTCTCCACCCGTTGGAAGAGCGCAGGGACTTTATCTGTATGACATGAAGAATTTCTTCAGCGCATGGATTGGTTTCACGTTTGTGTTGAATAGCACAGATTATAAAGGTACGATCACATTCGCCGGAGCCGATCCAGCTCTTAAACAGAGAGATATATCTGTTGTTGGAGGGACAGGTGATTTCTTAATGGCGAGGGGAATTGCAACCCTTTCAACTTATTCCGTTGAGGGAGACGTCTATTTCCGCCTGCGAGTGAATATCACCCTCTACGAATGTTACTGAAATAAGTAACTTAACTTCAATTTGCATGTATTTCCACATTTAATATGCTTTGTCTGGTTTTACAAAATATTGTTTTGATTTCACTTCCAATAGTTTGAATGTTGGGATTGGGATTCTCTTTCTACTAGGCAAGTTAGAGTTTGTTGAGAAACCTTTTTGACTAATCATTGTTCTTTTACTTCGATCTTTGCTAGGGTCATGAGTTTTTAGAAGTTAGAGTTTGTTGAGAAACCTTTTTACTCCTTGTTTGTCTTGTATGATgatttggaaatatttttgtattctttttgTATCTTTTAATTAATATACTTTTAGGCATTTTTGTCAAATaaatctaagttttttttttatgaatgtgTAAAAGAAAGAGAATTTGTGGGTATCgccatttatttaattattaaaaatatgtGTTAATATTATAAACTATAAGAAATTATaggatatttttttaatttaaagttatcatattttttaatgtaaataaaaaaatacttGTTTATTATCACAATTTAATCAAATGCACCACAATATGCCTAAAATACAGATGAATCATGGCTGACCAAGATAttcatatataataaatattaaagttTTTGTACTTGCAACTTATGTATAGTTACAACCAATGGCATTTTAGCTGTGATTTCGCATGGTTATTACAATCTCATGTCACACACAAGTTATCTCAAACAATCAGCAATTAAGAACTATAACATAATCAAGTAATTCATTTCAACATCGAAGAGGTAATTAATATTGTTAAGGAATATTTTCTATCATTATCAATCAAAATTAGATTATcgtttggccaatgagatcaactTGAGGgattcattcaaccaaaatttaCTTCCAACTTGCATCTAGTCTTGTTGTATAATTTTAGATAATCTTTATTTTGTTTggatatgaaaataaaatattgacatttcttaATATATTATaatctt
This window harbors:
- the LOC131074137 gene encoding disease resistance response protein 206, which encodes MAMKAGRVLNLCLVWLLMCATLQKSADCQGWNKMLLPQPCRNLVLYFHDIIYNGKNAENATSALIAAPQGANLTILTDHNHFGDLAVFDDPITLDNNLHSPPVGRAQGLYLYDMKNFFSAWIGFTFVLNSTDYKGTITFAGADPALKQRDISVVGGTGDFLMARGIATLSTYSVEGDVYFRLRVNITLYECY